The DNA sequence CCCGTGGTCCAGCAAAGCCAATTAATGCTTTGGGCTCGGCCATGACCACATCGCCCATGAAAGCAAAGCTAGCTGAAATGCCGCCCATGGTGGGATCAGTCAGAACGCTAATGTAAGGCAAGCCTGCTTTTGACAGCTTCGTTAACATCGAATTTGTTTTAGCCATTTGCAATAGAGAGAGAAGACTCTCTTGCATGCGCGCACCACCGGTTGCAGTAATGCAAATAAAGGCACATTTTTTATCAATCGCCTCTTGGGCGCCGCGGACAAAGCGCTCACCCACAACCGATCCCATCGAGCCACCCATGAATTGAAATTCGAAACAAGCGGTGACAACGGGAATCGACTCAATCTTTCCACCAAGAACCACCAACGCATCAGTTTCACCCGATACGTCTACCGCCTCTTTAATGCGATCGGGGTATTTTTTGGAGTCCTTGAACTTCAGTGGATCAACCGGAAAGACATTGGCGCCAATTTCATATCGACCCTTTGGATCGAGCAGGCTATCTAAGCGTTGGCGCGCACCGATACGCATATGATGACTGCATTTAGGACATACCGAAAGATTGGCTTCAATATCGGTACTGTATAAAACGGCTTCGCATCCAGGGCACTTAACCCACAAGCCTTCAGGAACCGACTTGCGATTAGCGGGGTCAGTGTGCTGAATTTGCGGCGGAAGAAGTTTATCGATCCAGCTCATGTATTTTAGCTATCCAATGCAGTGCGAATCTCGCGTATGAAATATTCAAGCGATTGTACCGCCTCGCCCGGAGGCGCCTCTTCAAGCAAGCGAATGATGCGGCTACCAATCACCACGGCGTCAGCCGTATTGGAAACGGCCTTAGCACTGGCAGCATCATGAATACCAAAACCAACCGCAATCGGTATTGGAGTGGCCGCTCGAATTTGCGGGATGATGCTCGCCACATCTTGGGTATTTAGATTATTGGCGCCAGTCACACCGCGCAATGAAACATAGTAAATATAGCCGGATGCTATTTTCGCGGCCTCTTTAATGCGCGTTGGCGATGAGGTTGGCGCTAATAGAAAAATCGGATCCACTCCAGCCGCGCGCATCTGCTGCGCAAAATAAACACACTCTTCCGGTGGGTAATCCACAATCAGTACCCCATCAACACCGGCTGCTTTGGCCTCGGCTGCAAAACGCGCAGCGCCCATTTGCTCGACTGGATTGGCATAACCCATGAGTACAACCGGCGTATTGGCATCGGTCTCCCGAAATGCTTTCACCATATCCAGGCAGTGCCGCAAGGTAACGCCCTGACTCAGCGCCCGTTCGGATGAACGCTGGATCACCGGACCATCGGCCATCGGATCCGAAAATGGCACGCCCAACTCAATCACGTTGGCGCCACCACGCACCAGTGCATGCATGAGCGCAACCGTTAAGCCCGGCTCCGGATCGCCGGCAGTAATAAAAGGAACTAAACCTTTTTTACCGGCCTGTTTTAAATCGCTAAATACCGCTGAAATTTTCGACATAAATCCGATCTACCCCTTAACCTTCCGACCCGGTTGCTTGGGCAACGGTGTGCATGTCTTTGTCACCTCTACCAGACAAGTTCACCAAAATAGTTTTATCTTTTGGCAAGGTAGCGGCAAGTTTGCAAGCGTATGCAATCGCATGAGCGGACTCTAAGGCGGGAATGATGCCTTCAATTTGGCAGCAATCATGAAATGCTTTGAGCGCTTCTTGATCGGTAATCGCCACATACTCAGCACGGCCAGAATCTTTCAGCCAAGCATGTTCAGGACCGACTCCTGGATAGTCCATGCCAGCAGATACCGAATGAGTCTCTGCAATTTGACCATTTTCATCTTGCAATAAATAGGTACGGTTGCCATGCAATACACCCGGCTTGCCGACGCACAATGCAGCCGAGTGCGCAGCGGTATTCAAACCATGACCAGCAGCTTCAACACCAACTAGCTTCACTTCGGGGTAATCGATGTAGGGATAAAAAATACCCATGGCATTCGATCCGCCGCCAACGCATGCCATGACATAGTCGGGTTGACGACCAATCATCTCCGGCATTTGCACTTTGCACTCTTCTCCAATCACGCTCTGAAAGTCGCGAACCATCATCGGATATGGATGTGGGCCAGCAACGGTACCAATGATGTAGAAGGTATCTTCCACATTGGTGACCCAGTCACGCATCGCCTCATTCAAGGCATCTTTTAAAGTTTTCGTGCCCGACTCCACTGGCACTACTTTGGCGCCCAAGAGCTTCATGCGAAAGACGTTTTGTGCCTGACGTGCTACATCCACTGAGCCTTGATAGACGGTGCAGTCCAAACCAAAGCGCGCGCAAATGGTGGCGGTAGCAACACCATGCTGTCCTGCGCCCGTTTCTGCAATGATGCGCGGCTTACCCATGCGCTTGGCCAGCATGGCTTGCCCAATGACGTTGTTAATCTTGTGTGCGCCGGTATGATTTAAGTCTTCGCGCTTTAAATAAATCTGCGCGCCGCCCAGCATTTCACTCCAGCGTTTGGCGTGATACACGGGGGACGGACGACCAACAAAGTGCTTGAGCTCGTAATGAAACTCTTCAATGAATTCGGGGTCGTGCTGGTAGCGTGCGTATGCTTCTTTTAGCTCTTCCAGAGCAAACATGAGTGTCTCTGAAACGAAAACACCGCCGTAAGGGCCAAAGTGCCCGCGTGAATCCGGCTTATCGTACATAGTTACCTCTTTTGATTGGGTTACCGCATTGGTTTCTTGGAATCGGCCAGTCGAACTGCCTCAATAAACTGGGCCATTAAAACGGCATCTTTAATGCCTTTAGCGCTTTCAACGCCGCTCGAAATGTCCACGGCACAGGGTTGTAGGCGCGCAATTGCTTCGCCCACGTTGTGTGCGTTCAACCCACCACTCAAAACGACCCGAGGCGCGTTTGCGCTTACCCATGCTTCTGGAATCCATTGCCAATCAAAAGGAATGCCGCCCCCACCATAGCCCTCAACCAGGGCGTCGAGCAAGAAACCGGCTGCTTGCCTATATTGTAGGGAAAAATCGGCGAAAGCGAAGCCCTCACCCACTCGGCCTGCCTTGATCCAAGGATCCCCAGCCGCTAAGCGCTGGCACTCTTCCGGACTCTCGTCCCCATGAAATTGCCAAAGCGTAATTGGCGCATAGGCTCGAATTGCCGCAAATTCAGCATCGGAGGCGTTTACAACGAGGCCGACGGCGTCCACCCCTGCTGGCAGGCGGGAAATGAGGCCGGCCGCATGCTGCGGACTGACTGCCCGTGGGCTGGGGGGATAAAACACAAACCCGAGCGCATCCACGCCAGAATTCACAGCAAAATCAACATCTTCCGGGCGTTTAAGGCCGCAAATCTTGATGCTGGTGCGGACCGGTGCGTAATGAAGTAATCCCATGGCT is a window from the Polynucleobacter difficilis genome containing:
- the accD gene encoding acetyl-CoA carboxylase, carboxyltransferase subunit beta — encoded protein: MSWIDKLLPPQIQHTDPANRKSVPEGLWVKCPGCEAVLYSTDIEANLSVCPKCSHHMRIGARQRLDSLLDPKGRYEIGANVFPVDPLKFKDSKKYPDRIKEAVDVSGETDALVVLGGKIESIPVVTACFEFQFMGGSMGSVVGERFVRGAQEAIDKKCAFICITATGGARMQESLLSLLQMAKTNSMLTKLSKAGLPYISVLTDPTMGGISASFAFMGDVVMAEPKALIGFAGPRVIEQTVREKLPEGFQRSEFLLQKGGVDMIVDRRNMRAEIARILALLQKLPEPSITAPVGSSS
- the trpA gene encoding tryptophan synthase subunit alpha, which translates into the protein MSKISAVFSDLKQAGKKGLVPFITAGDPEPGLTVALMHALVRGGANVIELGVPFSDPMADGPVIQRSSERALSQGVTLRHCLDMVKAFRETDANTPVVLMGYANPVEQMGAARFAAEAKAAGVDGVLIVDYPPEECVYFAQQMRAAGVDPIFLLAPTSSPTRIKEAAKIASGYIYYVSLRGVTGANNLNTQDVASIIPQIRAATPIPIAVGFGIHDAASAKAVSNTADAVVIGSRIIRLLEEAPPGEAVQSLEYFIREIRTALDS
- the trpB gene encoding tryptophan synthase subunit beta — translated: MYDKPDSRGHFGPYGGVFVSETLMFALEELKEAYARYQHDPEFIEEFHYELKHFVGRPSPVYHAKRWSEMLGGAQIYLKREDLNHTGAHKINNVIGQAMLAKRMGKPRIIAETGAGQHGVATATICARFGLDCTVYQGSVDVARQAQNVFRMKLLGAKVVPVESGTKTLKDALNEAMRDWVTNVEDTFYIIGTVAGPHPYPMMVRDFQSVIGEECKVQMPEMIGRQPDYVMACVGGGSNAMGIFYPYIDYPEVKLVGVEAAGHGLNTAAHSAALCVGKPGVLHGNRTYLLQDENGQIAETHSVSAGMDYPGVGPEHAWLKDSGRAEYVAITDQEALKAFHDCCQIEGIIPALESAHAIAYACKLAATLPKDKTILVNLSGRGDKDMHTVAQATGSEG
- a CDS encoding phosphoribosylanthranilate isomerase translates to MGLLHYAPVRTSIKICGLKRPEDVDFAVNSGVDALGFVFYPPSPRAVSPQHAAGLISRLPAGVDAVGLVVNASDAEFAAIRAYAPITLWQFHGDESPEECQRLAAGDPWIKAGRVGEGFAFADFSLQYRQAAGFLLDALVEGYGGGGIPFDWQWIPEAWVSANAPRVVLSGGLNAHNVGEAIARLQPCAVDISSGVESAKGIKDAVLMAQFIEAVRLADSKKPMR